A section of the Candidatus Nitrosacidococcus sp. I8 genome encodes:
- the rpoC gene encoding DNA-directed RNA polymerase subunit beta' — MRGLLNLLKQQSHAEEFDSIRAGLASPDIVRAWSYGEVKKPETINYRTFKPERDGLFCAKIFGPIKDHECLCGKYKRLKHRGVVCEKCGVEVTLAASRRERMGHIELASPVAHIWFLKSLPSRISLLLDFTLRDIERVLYFESSIVIDPGMTSLEKGQILSDEAYLQAIEDYGDEFDARMGAEAIQIMLKTLDLKEEAKKLREEISSTGSDTKTKKLTKRLKLIESFIGSGNRPEWMIMEVLPVLPPDLRPLVPLEGGRFATSDLNDLYRRVINRNNRLKRLLELNAPDIIVRNEKRMLQESVDALLDNGRRGKAITGNNKLPLKSLADMIKGKQGRFRQNLLGKRVDYSGRSVIVVGPTLKLHQCGLPKKMALELFKPFILGKLERSGFANSIQAAKKLIERETPEVWDILEEVIREHPVMLNRAPTLHRLGIQAFEPILIEGKAIQLHPLVCVAFNADFDGDQMAVHVPLSLESQLEARALMMSTNNILSPANGEPIIVPTQDVVLGLYYMTCKRINAKGEGMVFADTSEVRRAYETNVVDLHAKIQLRIVESNRFNLSEKTKKIVSTTVGRALLSELLPEGLPFDLVNKNMTKKEISKLVNTCYRYLDLKTTVVFADQLMYLGFRQATLSGISIGIDDMVVPDEKQAILDKAEREVKEIEDQYASGLVTNGERYNKVVDIWSHTNDQVAKAMMNRLGNEEVKDFQGNITKQQSFNSIYMMADSGARGSAAQIRQLAGMRGLMAKPDGSIIETPITANFREGLNILQYFISTHGARKGLADTALKTANSGYLTRRLVDVAQDLVVIEHDCGTKDGIYISPVIEGGDIVEPLRDQVLGRVLALDIHDLGTSSTLIPAGTLLDETWVEHLESLGVDIVKVRSPITCQTNYGVCATCYGRDLGRGHLVNIGEAVGVIAAQSIGEPGTQLTMRTFHIGGAASRTVTTSSIEVKYKGNVRLKNVKRVQHISGRYVAVSRSGEVYIVDDQDRDRERYKIPYGAELSVENGDSVESGQVIATWDPHTHPIITEVSGKVQLQSFIEGTTVERQVDEITGITNLVVLDYKHRGSTVSKESRPMIKLVDKAGNDLCLAGTDIPAHYYLPVGAIVLVETDTIVGVGDVLARLPQESSKNRDITGGLPRVADLFEARKPKDSAILAEISGIVSYGKETKGKQRLLITRTKIDQDNTSDERQEGSDSLMIQHEELIPKWRQIGIFEGEHVEKGEVIVDGPPSPHDILRLRGVEALTRYIVNEVQDVYRLQGVKINDKHIEVIVCQMLRKVEITDPGDTSFLKGEHIDKSKLLEENEKIKDSGKLPAQYEPVLLGITKASLATESFISAASFQETTRVLTESAISGKYDYLRGLKENIIVGRLIPAGTGLAHHAEKDKKKKNRLSIKSLIKPSNENLKKQLFNIDTST; from the coding sequence ATGAGAGGTTTATTAAATTTGCTTAAACAGCAAAGCCATGCAGAAGAGTTTGATTCCATACGTGCCGGCTTAGCCTCTCCAGATATAGTTAGAGCATGGTCTTATGGAGAAGTAAAAAAACCTGAAACGATTAATTATCGAACCTTTAAGCCGGAAAGAGATGGGCTTTTTTGTGCGAAAATTTTTGGCCCTATTAAAGATCATGAGTGTTTATGCGGTAAATACAAACGCCTTAAACATAGAGGAGTTGTCTGTGAAAAATGTGGGGTAGAGGTTACTCTAGCTGCTTCTCGTAGAGAACGTATGGGTCATATCGAGCTGGCTAGCCCAGTTGCTCATATTTGGTTTTTAAAATCTTTACCATCTAGAATTAGTCTACTTTTAGACTTTACCCTTCGTGATATTGAACGAGTTCTTTACTTTGAGTCTTCGATAGTGATTGATCCAGGAATGACTTCTTTGGAAAAGGGGCAGATTTTATCTGATGAAGCTTATCTTCAAGCAATTGAAGATTATGGGGATGAATTTGATGCCCGAATGGGAGCAGAAGCAATCCAGATTATGCTGAAAACTCTCGATTTGAAAGAAGAAGCCAAAAAACTAAGAGAGGAAATTAGTAGTACAGGCTCTGATACTAAAACAAAAAAATTAACTAAGCGACTAAAATTAATTGAATCTTTTATTGGTTCTGGCAACCGTCCTGAATGGATGATTATGGAAGTTTTACCTGTGCTTCCTCCAGATTTAAGACCGCTAGTTCCTTTGGAGGGTGGGCGTTTTGCTACCTCTGATTTAAACGATTTATATCGACGGGTTATTAATCGAAATAATAGACTTAAACGTTTATTAGAACTAAATGCTCCGGATATTATTGTACGTAATGAGAAGCGTATGCTACAAGAGTCTGTTGATGCTCTTTTAGATAATGGTCGCCGTGGTAAAGCCATTACAGGTAATAATAAACTGCCTTTAAAATCCTTAGCTGATATGATTAAAGGAAAGCAAGGTCGGTTCCGTCAAAATCTCTTAGGAAAGCGAGTGGATTATTCAGGCCGTTCGGTTATTGTTGTAGGTCCCACCTTAAAGTTACACCAGTGTGGGTTACCTAAAAAAATGGCACTAGAGTTATTTAAACCTTTTATTCTTGGTAAGCTAGAGCGATCTGGATTCGCAAATAGTATTCAGGCAGCTAAAAAACTAATAGAGCGCGAGACTCCTGAAGTATGGGACATATTGGAAGAGGTGATCCGGGAGCATCCAGTTATGCTTAATCGAGCACCTACTCTACATCGATTAGGTATTCAAGCATTCGAACCAATATTAATCGAAGGTAAAGCAATTCAATTACATCCTTTAGTTTGTGTAGCCTTTAATGCTGATTTTGATGGGGATCAGATGGCAGTGCATGTGCCTCTCTCTCTAGAGTCTCAATTAGAAGCTCGAGCCCTCATGATGTCAACCAATAATATTTTATCTCCTGCAAATGGAGAGCCTATTATTGTGCCTACTCAAGATGTAGTTTTAGGTCTTTACTACATGACTTGTAAGCGGATTAATGCAAAAGGTGAAGGTATGGTATTCGCCGACACTAGTGAGGTAAGGCGTGCTTATGAAACTAATGTAGTTGATCTCCATGCGAAAATTCAATTACGCATCGTTGAGTCAAATAGGTTTAATTTAAGTGAAAAAACTAAAAAAATAGTTTCTACTACAGTGGGTAGAGCATTGCTTTCAGAATTATTACCCGAGGGACTACCTTTCGATTTAGTCAATAAAAATATGACTAAGAAGGAAATTTCAAAATTAGTTAATACTTGTTATCGATATCTAGATCTAAAGACAACGGTTGTTTTTGCCGATCAGCTTATGTATCTAGGATTTCGTCAAGCAACACTCAGTGGTATTTCCATTGGTATCGATGATATGGTTGTGCCTGATGAAAAACAAGCTATTCTAGATAAAGCAGAGAGAGAAGTAAAAGAAATTGAAGATCAATATGCTTCGGGATTAGTTACTAACGGTGAGCGATATAATAAAGTAGTAGATATATGGTCCCATACTAACGATCAAGTAGCTAAAGCGATGATGAATCGCCTTGGAAATGAGGAGGTAAAGGATTTTCAAGGTAATATCACTAAGCAACAGTCCTTTAACTCGATCTATATGATGGCTGATTCGGGGGCTCGTGGATCTGCTGCTCAAATAAGGCAGCTTGCAGGTATGCGTGGATTAATGGCGAAACCTGACGGTTCAATTATTGAAACACCAATTACTGCTAATTTTCGAGAAGGATTAAATATTCTACAGTACTTTATTTCTACCCATGGAGCACGTAAAGGTCTTGCGGATACCGCACTGAAAACCGCAAATTCTGGATACTTAACACGAAGATTGGTAGATGTTGCTCAGGATTTAGTAGTCATAGAACACGACTGTGGCACGAAAGATGGTATCTATATATCTCCTGTAATAGAAGGGGGGGATATTGTTGAACCTTTAAGAGATCAAGTACTTGGACGGGTATTGGCCTTAGATATCCATGATCTAGGAACTAGTAGCACTTTAATTCCAGCAGGCACTTTACTTGATGAAACATGGGTTGAACATCTCGAAAGTTTAGGAGTAGATATAGTAAAAGTTCGTTCTCCTATTACTTGTCAAACTAATTATGGGGTATGCGCTACCTGCTATGGTCGAGATTTAGGACGAGGTCATCTTGTGAATATTGGTGAAGCTGTTGGTGTAATTGCTGCACAGTCTATCGGTGAACCCGGTACACAGCTTACAATGCGCACTTTTCATATTGGGGGGGCAGCTTCAAGAACAGTAACTACAAGTAGTATTGAAGTGAAGTATAAAGGTAATGTTCGTTTAAAAAATGTTAAAAGAGTTCAACATATAAGTGGGCGATATGTTGCTGTGTCTAGATCTGGTGAAGTGTATATTGTTGATGATCAAGATCGAGATAGGGAACGCTATAAAATTCCTTATGGAGCAGAATTATCAGTAGAAAATGGAGATTCGGTTGAATCCGGTCAAGTTATCGCAACTTGGGACCCTCACACCCACCCTATCATTACAGAGGTATCAGGTAAAGTTCAATTACAGAGCTTCATAGAAGGTACCACTGTAGAGAGACAAGTTGATGAAATTACAGGTATCACTAATCTTGTAGTACTCGATTATAAACATCGAGGCAGCACAGTTTCTAAAGAATCACGCCCTATGATTAAATTAGTGGATAAAGCGGGGAATGATTTATGCTTAGCAGGGACTGATATTCCTGCCCATTATTACTTGCCTGTAGGTGCTATTGTGTTAGTAGAGACAGACACTATTGTTGGCGTTGGAGATGTATTAGCACGATTACCTCAAGAGTCAAGTAAGAATCGCGATATTACAGGAGGATTACCTAGGGTTGCAGATCTATTTGAAGCCAGAAAACCTAAAGATTCCGCAATTCTCGCAGAAATTTCAGGGATTGTAAGTTATGGTAAAGAAACCAAAGGAAAACAAAGATTACTCATCACTAGGACAAAAATAGATCAAGATAATACAAGTGATGAGCGACAAGAAGGTAGTGATTCTCTAATGATTCAGCATGAAGAGCTTATACCAAAATGGCGCCAAATTGGTATTTTTGAAGGTGAGCATGTTGAAAAAGGCGAAGTAATTGTAGATGGTCCGCCATCACCTCACGATATCTTACGTTTAAGAGGGGTAGAAGCTTTAACTCGCTATATCGTCAATGAAGTTCAAGATGTTTATCGATTACAAGGAGTAAAAATTAATGATAAGCATATTGAGGTAATCGTTTGCCAAATGCTTCGTAAGGTAGAGATTACAGATCCTGGAGATACTTCCTTCTTAAAAGGAGAGCATATAGATAAATCTAAATTATTAGAAGAAAATGAGAAAATAAAAGATTCGGGTAAACTACCTGCACAATACGAGCCTGTACTTTTAGGCATTACCAAAGCTTCTTTAGCTACAGAATCTTTCATCTCAGCTGCTTCTTTTCAAGAGACAACCCGTGTGCTTACAGAATCAGCCATTTCTGGAAAGTATGATTATTTACGAGGTTTAAAAGAAAATATTATTGTAGGTCGTCTAATTCCAGCTGGAACTGGGTTAGCTCATCATGCAGAGAAGGATAAAAAGAAAAAGAATAGATTATCTATAAAATCACTAATTAAACCATCTAATGAAAATTTAAAAAAACAGCTATTCAATATCGATACTAGTACTTGA
- the rpsL gene encoding 30S ribosomal protein S12 has product MATINQLVRKPRVQQKKKNNVPALQACPQRRGVCTRVYTTTPKKPNSALRKVARVRLTSGMEVTSYIGGEGHNLQEHSVVLIRGGRVKDLPGVRYHTVRGSLDTAGVADRRRGRSKYGTKRAKG; this is encoded by the coding sequence ATGGCTACAATAAATCAATTAGTTCGTAAACCACGAGTACAACAGAAGAAGAAGAATAATGTACCCGCATTACAGGCTTGCCCCCAAAGAAGGGGGGTTTGTACTAGGGTATATACTACAACTCCTAAAAAACCTAATTCAGCTTTACGTAAAGTAGCTCGTGTACGGTTGACTAGCGGGATGGAAGTTACCTCTTATATTGGTGGCGAGGGGCATAATTTACAAGAACATTCCGTAGTTTTAATTAGAGGAGGGCGTGTTAAAGATTTGCCTGGAGTACGATACCATACTGTTAGAGGATCACTAGATACAGCTGGGGTAGCTGATCGGCGTCGTGGTAGATCTAAGTATGGGACAAAACGGGCAAAAGGGTAA
- the rpsG gene encoding 30S ribosomal protein S7, translated as MPRKRVISKREILPDPKYGKVSITKFIAILMLDGKKSIAEKIIYNAIDTAAEKLKQEPISVLEKALENVQPLVEVKSRRVGGATYQIPIEVRPDRRSTLAMRWLVGAARKRNEKSMDLRLAGEFLDAYDGKGAAVKKREDTHRMAEANKAFAHYRW; from the coding sequence ATGCCAAGAAAGCGGGTTATTTCTAAAAGAGAAATTTTACCAGATCCAAAGTATGGGAAAGTAAGTATAACTAAATTTATTGCCATTCTTATGTTAGATGGTAAAAAATCTATAGCAGAAAAAATAATATATAATGCTATCGACACTGCAGCTGAAAAATTAAAACAGGAGCCAATATCTGTTCTAGAAAAGGCACTGGAGAATGTTCAGCCGTTAGTGGAGGTGAAGTCTAGAAGGGTAGGAGGAGCGACTTATCAGATCCCAATAGAGGTTCGTCCAGATAGACGATCTACATTAGCTATGCGATGGCTAGTAGGGGCGGCACGTAAGCGTAATGAAAAATCCATGGATCTTCGTTTGGCTGGAGAGTTTCTTGATGCTTATGATGGCAAAGGAGCCGCCGTTAAAAAGCGGGAAGATACTCACCGTATGGCTGAGGCAAATAAGGCTTTTGCTCACTATCGATGGTAA
- the fusA gene encoding elongation factor G, with product MARKTPIERYRNIGIMAHIDAGKTTTTERILYYTGVSHKLGEVHEGAATMDWMEQEQERGITITSAATTCFWQGMEKQFPEHRINIIDTPGHVDFTIEVERSLRVLDGAVAVFCAVGGVEPQSETVWRQANKYKVPRLAFINKMDRQGANFLRVVNQIRTRLGAFPVPIQIPIGAEDEFQGIVDLVKMRAIYWDESTKGMTFQEKEIPDDLSSICQEYHEKLIESAAESSEELMEKYLESGDLEFKEIIKGLRYRVLNNEIVPVLCGSAFKNKGVQAVLDAILYFMPAPSDILAIKGLNPKGDEDSRSASDDKPFSALAFKVASDPYVGNLTFFRVYSGILNSGDTVYNSASENKERIGRVLQMHANSREEIKEVRAGDIAAAVGLKNVTTGDTLCDLDHPILLEKMEFPEPVISVAIEPKTKTDQEKMSLALNKLAKEDPSFRVRSDEETGQTIIAGMGELHLDIIVDRMRREFKVEANVGAPQVAYRETIKKSVEQEGKFVRQSGGRGQYGHVWIRIEPQERGKGYEFSNQIVGGTIPKEFIPAVDKGIKEQIENGVIAGYPVVDVRVALYDGSYHDVDSSEMAFKIAGSMAFKEGIRNASPILLEPIMKIEAVTPEEYMGDVMGDLNRRRGIVQGMEDSPSGKIIRAEVPLAEMFGYATDLRSATQGRATYTMEFSKYNEAPANIAEAIIKKS from the coding sequence GTGGCACGTAAAACACCTATTGAACGTTATCGGAATATTGGAATAATGGCTCATATTGATGCTGGTAAGACTACCACTACTGAGCGTATTTTATACTATACAGGAGTCTCTCATAAACTTGGTGAAGTTCATGAGGGGGCAGCTACTATGGATTGGATGGAACAAGAACAGGAGCGAGGGATTACAATTACTTCTGCTGCCACAACTTGTTTTTGGCAGGGCATGGAAAAACAATTTCCTGAGCACCGTATCAATATTATTGATACTCCAGGTCACGTAGATTTTACCATTGAAGTAGAAAGATCTCTTAGAGTATTAGATGGTGCGGTTGCTGTTTTTTGTGCGGTAGGTGGAGTAGAGCCACAATCAGAGACTGTTTGGAGACAGGCTAATAAGTATAAAGTGCCTAGACTAGCCTTTATAAATAAAATGGATCGTCAAGGGGCTAATTTTCTTAGAGTGGTTAATCAGATTCGTACTCGGTTAGGGGCGTTTCCAGTGCCTATTCAAATCCCGATCGGTGCTGAAGATGAGTTTCAAGGAATCGTTGATCTAGTTAAAATGAGAGCGATTTATTGGGATGAATCTACAAAAGGAATGACCTTTCAAGAAAAAGAGATTCCAGATGATCTTAGCTCTATCTGTCAAGAGTATCACGAGAAATTAATAGAGTCCGCTGCTGAATCTTCTGAAGAACTCATGGAGAAGTATTTGGAATCAGGCGATCTAGAGTTTAAAGAAATTATTAAAGGGCTTCGTTACCGAGTTCTAAATAATGAGATAGTGCCAGTTTTATGTGGATCAGCCTTTAAAAATAAAGGGGTTCAGGCAGTTTTAGATGCGATACTTTACTTCATGCCTGCACCATCCGATATTTTAGCAATTAAAGGTTTGAATCCTAAGGGTGATGAGGATAGCCGAAGTGCCTCTGATGATAAACCATTTTCCGCCCTAGCATTTAAGGTTGCCTCCGATCCCTATGTAGGTAATCTTACTTTTTTTCGTGTTTATTCTGGAATTTTAAATTCAGGAGATACAGTTTATAATTCTGCTTCTGAAAACAAAGAACGTATCGGGCGAGTTCTTCAGATGCATGCTAATAGCCGAGAAGAAATTAAAGAAGTAAGAGCAGGTGATATTGCAGCTGCTGTTGGGTTGAAGAATGTTACTACGGGGGATACTCTATGTGATCTAGATCACCCTATTCTTCTTGAGAAAATGGAATTTCCAGAACCAGTAATCTCTGTAGCAATTGAACCTAAAACGAAAACAGATCAAGAGAAAATGTCCTTAGCTTTGAATAAGCTGGCTAAAGAGGATCCATCGTTTAGAGTTAGAAGCGATGAAGAAACTGGTCAAACGATAATAGCGGGTATGGGAGAGTTACACCTAGATATTATTGTAGATCGGATGAGACGAGAGTTTAAAGTAGAAGCCAATGTAGGCGCTCCCCAAGTTGCTTATCGTGAAACAATTAAAAAATCCGTAGAACAAGAAGGTAAATTTGTTCGTCAAAGTGGAGGACGTGGTCAATATGGTCATGTCTGGATTCGAATTGAGCCCCAAGAGCGGGGAAAGGGATATGAGTTTAGCAACCAGATCGTTGGAGGTACTATCCCTAAAGAATTTATCCCCGCTGTTGATAAAGGAATAAAAGAGCAAATAGAAAATGGAGTAATAGCTGGGTATCCAGTAGTGGATGTAAGAGTTGCTCTGTATGATGGCTCTTATCATGATGTAGATTCAAGTGAAATGGCTTTTAAGATTGCTGGATCAATGGCTTTTAAGGAAGGTATTAGAAACGCGAGCCCTATATTGCTTGAGCCTATTATGAAAATAGAAGCTGTAACTCCTGAAGAGTATATGGGAGATGTAATGGGAGATCTTAATCGTCGACGTGGAATTGTGCAAGGGATGGAAGATTCTCCAAGTGGGAAGATTATTCGAGCGGAAGTGCCATTAGCAGAGATGTTCGGCTACGCTACTGATCTCCGATCAGCTACTCAAGGGCGTGCTACTTATACAATGGAATTTTCAAAATATAATGAAGCCCCAGCTAATATTGCAGAAGCAATTATAAAAAAGTCTTGA
- the tuf gene encoding elongation factor Tu translates to MSKAKFERKKPHVNVGTIGHVDHGKTTLTAALTKTLSAKYGGEAKAYDQIDNAPEERERGITIATSHVEYESGARHYAHVDCPGHADYVKNMITGAAQMDGAILVVSAADGPMPQTREHILLARQVGVPNIMVFLNKADMVDDPELLELVEMEVRELLDSYQFPGDEVPIVVGSALKALEGDESDIGMPAIIKLVEAMDSYFPEPQRAIDQPFLMPIEDVFSISGRGTVVTGRAERGIVKVGDEIEIVGIKATQKTICTGVEMFRKLLDEGRAGDNVGILLRGTKREDVERGQVLAKPGTITPHTKFQAEVYILSKEEGGRHTPFFTGYRPQFYFRTTDVTGAVDLAEGVEMVMPGDNIQVTVSLIAPIAMEEGLRFAVREGGRTVGAGVVSKVIE, encoded by the coding sequence GTGTCCAAGGCGAAATTTGAAAGAAAGAAGCCCCATGTAAATGTAGGGACGATTGGTCACGTAGATCACGGGAAGACCACACTGACAGCGGCATTGACGAAGACTCTTTCGGCGAAGTATGGTGGAGAAGCCAAAGCCTACGATCAGATTGACAATGCTCCGGAAGAAAGGGAGCGTGGGATAACGATTGCCACTTCCCATGTAGAGTATGAAAGTGGGGCTCGTCACTATGCACATGTTGATTGTCCTGGACATGCAGATTACGTAAAGAATATGATTACAGGAGCAGCTCAAATGGACGGAGCTATTCTTGTAGTATCGGCAGCAGATGGTCCAATGCCACAAACTAGAGAACATATCTTACTTGCTCGCCAGGTAGGTGTGCCTAACATAATGGTTTTTCTAAATAAAGCGGACATGGTAGATGATCCGGAGTTATTGGAATTAGTGGAAATGGAAGTTAGAGAACTTCTTGATAGCTATCAATTTCCAGGAGATGAGGTTCCTATTGTAGTAGGTAGTGCTTTAAAGGCTCTAGAGGGAGATGAAAGTGACATAGGCATGCCTGCTATTATAAAGCTAGTGGAAGCAATGGATTCTTATTTTCCAGAGCCACAAAGAGCAATAGATCAACCTTTCCTAATGCCTATAGAAGATGTATTTTCTATTTCAGGTCGTGGTACTGTTGTGACAGGTAGAGCTGAACGAGGGATTGTAAAAGTAGGTGATGAAATAGAAATTGTAGGAATAAAGGCGACACAGAAGACTATTTGCACGGGAGTAGAAATGTTCCGTAAACTGCTGGATGAAGGCAGGGCGGGAGATAATGTAGGTATATTACTTCGTGGAACGAAAAGAGAGGATGTAGAGCGTGGGCAAGTTTTAGCAAAGCCTGGGACGATTACACCACACACTAAATTTCAAGCTGAAGTATATATTCTTTCAAAAGAGGAAGGTGGGCGTCATACACCATTTTTTACAGGGTATAGACCTCAGTTTTACTTTAGGACTACTGATGTAACAGGAGCAGTTGATTTAGCAGAAGGGGTGGAAATGGTAATGCCTGGAGATAATATTCAGGTCACAGTCAGCTTAATTGCACCTATTGCTATGGAAGAAGGATTACGTTTTGCTGTTAGAGAGGGTGGTCGCACTGTGGGTGCAGGTGTCGTCAGTAAAGTTATTGAGTAA
- the rpsJ gene encoding 30S ribosomal protein S10 gives MNKQQTIRIRLKSFDHHLIDQSTKEIVDTAKRTGAHIRGPIPLPTRKERFTILISPHVNKDARDQYEIRTHKRLMDIVDPTEKTVDALMKLDLAAGVDVQIKLT, from the coding sequence ATGAATAAACAACAGACTATTAGGATAAGATTAAAGTCCTTTGATCATCATTTAATTGATCAATCTACTAAGGAAATTGTAGATACGGCAAAACGTACTGGTGCACATATTCGTGGTCCTATTCCTCTACCTACGCGTAAAGAGCGATTTACTATACTTATATCTCCCCATGTGAATAAGGACGCTCGGGATCAGTATGAAATTAGAACCCATAAACGTCTAATGGATATTGTTGATCCTACAGAGAAAACAGTTGATGCTCTGATGAAACTGGATCTAGCGGCTGGTGTAGATGTTCAGATTAAATTAACCTAA
- the rplC gene encoding 50S ribosomal protein L3, which translates to MAFGVIGRKVGMSRVFSENKSIPVTIIKLIPTWVSQVKSLEKDSYRAIQVLVEEDKYRNTNKSLKRHLAKAGIDKAGKKLYEFCISSEEEAGIKLGGLLEVDFLKLGQKVDVTGNTKGHGFSGVIRRYHFRGGKASHGNSLSHRSPGSIGQCQTPGRVFKGKKMAGQMGNVKRTIQNLEIVQISQDSQLLLLKGAIPGLAGGEVLVKPAIKSNRG; encoded by the coding sequence ATGGCATTTGGAGTAATCGGGAGAAAAGTAGGTATGTCTCGGGTATTTAGCGAAAATAAATCTATACCTGTGACAATTATAAAACTTATTCCCACCTGGGTCTCTCAAGTAAAATCGTTGGAAAAAGATTCTTATCGTGCTATACAAGTACTTGTAGAAGAGGATAAGTATCGTAATACCAATAAATCATTAAAAAGGCATCTTGCTAAAGCGGGTATAGATAAGGCTGGAAAAAAATTATATGAATTTTGTATATCTAGCGAAGAAGAGGCAGGAATTAAGCTAGGTGGATTATTAGAAGTAGATTTCTTAAAACTAGGGCAAAAGGTTGATGTTACAGGAAATACTAAGGGCCATGGTTTCTCTGGTGTAATCCGTCGTTACCACTTTAGAGGCGGTAAGGCTAGCCACGGTAATTCGTTGTCCCACCGTTCTCCAGGTTCTATTGGTCAATGCCAAACTCCTGGTCGAGTTTTTAAGGGGAAAAAAATGGCTGGGCAGATGGGTAATGTCAAACGAACCATACAAAATTTGGAAATAGTGCAGATTAGTCAAGATAGTCAGTTACTGCTTTTAAAAGGAGCAATTCCAGGATTAGCAGGAGGCGAAGTGTTAGTTAAACCAGCAATTAAGAGTAATAGAGGATAA
- the rplD gene encoding 50S ribosomal protein L4 translates to MDFAVQNSIGGSDQNIIQISDSVFSNALNKALVSQAILTYLVRSRSGTKAQKTRSEVRGGGIKPFRQKGTGRARAGTIRSPLWRGGGKVFAAKPKDYAQKLNKKMYRGAMCSILSELVRQDRLQVVNDECISLPEIKTKNLINLLAPLNWDTLLIVTSKSDRNLELSARNIPAVTICSVKEINPYDLVKFNGVLATYSALRCIERDFS, encoded by the coding sequence ATGGATTTTGCTGTACAAAACTCTATAGGGGGCTCTGATCAGAATATTATACAGATCTCAGATTCTGTTTTTTCTAATGCTTTGAATAAAGCTCTTGTTTCTCAGGCTATTCTTACCTATTTAGTGAGAAGTCGTTCTGGAACAAAAGCGCAGAAAACTAGATCTGAAGTACGTGGTGGGGGTATAAAACCTTTTCGTCAAAAAGGTACCGGGCGTGCTAGAGCTGGAACTATTAGAAGTCCATTATGGCGCGGGGGCGGCAAAGTATTTGCTGCTAAACCAAAAGACTATGCTCAGAAATTGAATAAAAAAATGTATAGGGGGGCTATGTGCTCTATTCTTTCTGAGTTAGTACGGCAGGATAGGTTACAAGTAGTTAATGATGAATGTATCTCTCTACCGGAAATAAAAACTAAAAATCTTATAAATTTACTTGCACCCCTCAATTGGGATACTTTATTAATAGTCACTTCTAAAAGTGATCGTAACTTAGAGTTATCAGCTAGAAATATACCTGCAGTTACTATTTGTAGTGTAAAAGAGATTAACCCTTACGATCTAGTAAAGTTTAATGGTGTGTTAGCTACGTATAGTGCTTTACGTTGTATTGAGAGAGATTTTTCATGA
- the rplW gene encoding 50S ribosomal protein L23 — MNEEKLTKTILTPLLSEKSTFVAEKYNQIVFKVQKSSTKREIKSAIELLFSVKVSKVHTVLIKGKRKKSGRYMGYRSDWKKAYVSLRSGYDIDFTGV; from the coding sequence ATGAACGAGGAAAAATTAACTAAAACTATCTTAACTCCTTTACTTTCTGAAAAAAGCACTTTTGTGGCTGAGAAATATAATCAGATAGTTTTTAAAGTGCAAAAGAGTTCTACTAAAAGGGAAATAAAAAGTGCTATTGAACTATTATTTAGTGTTAAAGTTAGCAAAGTTCATACTGTACTAATTAAAGGGAAACGTAAAAAATCTGGACGCTATATGGGTTATCGGAGTGATTGGAAAAAAGCGTATGTATCACTTCGTTCTGGATATGATATTGATTTTACAGGTGTTTAA